One genomic region from Dehalobacter restrictus DSM 9455 encodes:
- a CDS encoding rubrerythrin family protein — MTSQDNMKESFAGESQANRKYTAFAQKAEEEGYNGAAKLFRAAAEAEALHALSQMKVLGMLKSTEENLKAGIDGETFEFTKMYPRFLEKAKDEGDSEAQRVFHLANEAEKSHAALYKDALKDLTADNDYYYCQVCGYIHKNEAPEKCPVCGAPSSKFKNVQ; from the coding sequence ATGACATCGCAAGACAATATGAAAGAATCTTTTGCTGGCGAATCTCAGGCTAACCGAAAATATACCGCTTTCGCTCAGAAAGCTGAAGAAGAAGGATATAACGGCGCTGCCAAGCTATTTCGGGCAGCAGCTGAAGCTGAAGCCCTGCATGCGTTAAGCCAGATGAAAGTGCTGGGTATGCTGAAATCAACAGAAGAAAATCTCAAAGCTGGGATCGATGGTGAAACTTTTGAGTTTACGAAAATGTATCCGCGTTTTCTGGAGAAAGCAAAAGATGAAGGCGATTCTGAAGCACAAAGAGTTTTTCACTTAGCTAACGAGGCTGAGAAATCGCATGCCGCCTTATACAAAGACGCACTTAAAGATTTAACGGCAGACAATGACTATTATTACTGCCAGGTATGCGGCTATATCCATAAAAACGAAGCACCGGAAAAATGCCCCGTTTGTGGTGCACCCTCTTCAAAATTCAAGAATGTGCAATAA
- a CDS encoding MFS transporter gives MNKSNTKKSFVLVMILYLLGIFMGAIDTGIVTPARTVIQNNLLVDEKTGIWMITIYTLAYAASIPIMGKLADMFGRKYIYLASIFLFGLGSLFCGLAQEFNSFTVLLAARIVQALGGGGILPVATAEFGTTFPPEKRGMALGLVGGVYGIANIFGASAGSAILDIFGKSNWQFIFYVNLPITLFILIAGFLCLPNNRNDNVKKIDIGGILILTVMILALMYGLKNIDFFDFKSTLISTSVYPFLTLFGILIPFFILAEKKAEDPVMNLSYFTNSRIMITFIIAFITGIVLMGMIFVPQFAENSLKIASGSGGYFVIILGLFAGVGAPLSGKLIDKYGPKMILGLGFLISLLGSLFLIFVAADQPSMLMVNISLVLMGLGMGFTMGTPLNYMMLENAKDEESNSALAALSLVRSIGTAIAPAVMVGFLAHAGVAVQNNVMNLLPKEVSMPKLPYAQELTTEINEMKSNPMMKNVLATVDMPNFSYLEKIEINMNSSSDYQIPDELMDKIKSSDVTTITENSKLIAGSFFAGMAPDMISNIQTGIQNGIDELTVVESMPQSSVSFRDTIEKMTVLKDAVPGAFDTAKQNYLAEIDQRSTVIESEFQKTLNSGFKQVYLTVTISSLIGLIFLCFYRRKPVNKQG, from the coding sequence GGTCGATGAAAAAACCGGGATCTGGATGATTACGATTTATACACTGGCTTATGCGGCCAGTATTCCGATCATGGGTAAACTTGCTGATATGTTCGGACGCAAGTACATTTATCTTGCCAGTATCTTTCTCTTTGGTCTGGGTTCTTTATTCTGTGGTTTAGCCCAGGAGTTTAACAGCTTTACGGTCCTGCTCGCAGCCAGAATTGTCCAGGCGCTTGGTGGAGGCGGAATCCTTCCGGTTGCGACTGCTGAATTTGGCACGACTTTTCCTCCGGAAAAACGGGGGATGGCCCTGGGACTGGTTGGGGGAGTATACGGGATTGCCAATATTTTCGGTGCTTCGGCAGGCAGTGCAATTCTGGATATTTTCGGCAAGAGCAACTGGCAGTTTATTTTTTATGTGAATCTGCCGATCACGCTGTTTATCCTGATCGCCGGCTTTCTCTGTCTGCCAAACAACAGAAATGACAATGTCAAAAAGATTGATATCGGTGGAATCCTAATTCTGACCGTGATGATTCTCGCTTTAATGTATGGACTTAAAAATATTGACTTCTTTGATTTCAAGTCAACTTTAATCAGTACGAGTGTTTATCCTTTCCTGACTCTGTTTGGGATTCTTATTCCTTTCTTTATCCTGGCTGAGAAAAAAGCAGAGGATCCGGTGATGAATTTATCGTATTTTACAAACTCGAGGATCATGATCACCTTTATCATTGCCTTTATTACCGGAATTGTGTTAATGGGGATGATTTTTGTACCGCAGTTTGCCGAAAACTCACTGAAAATTGCTTCCGGGAGCGGCGGCTATTTTGTTATCATTCTCGGTTTGTTTGCAGGGGTTGGCGCTCCTTTATCCGGAAAGCTGATCGATAAATACGGACCTAAAATGATTCTAGGTCTAGGTTTTCTGATATCTTTGCTTGGTTCGCTGTTTCTGATCTTTGTCGCAGCTGACCAGCCCAGTATGCTGATGGTAAACATCAGTCTGGTTCTCATGGGTCTTGGTATGGGCTTTACGATGGGCACACCATTAAATTATATGATGCTGGAAAATGCCAAAGATGAAGAGTCCAATTCGGCACTCGCCGCCTTGTCTCTTGTTCGATCGATCGGAACGGCGATTGCGCCGGCAGTCATGGTTGGTTTTCTGGCGCATGCCGGAGTGGCGGTTCAGAATAATGTGATGAACCTGCTGCCCAAAGAAGTCTCCATGCCGAAACTGCCGTATGCACAGGAACTTACAACAGAAATCAATGAGATGAAAAGCAATCCAATGATGAAAAATGTTCTGGCAACCGTCGATATGCCCAACTTTTCCTATCTGGAAAAGATTGAAATCAATATGAACAGCAGCAGTGACTATCAAATTCCTGACGAGCTGATGGACAAAATAAAATCTTCTGACGTTACGACCATCACGGAGAACAGCAAATTGATTGCAGGGAGCTTCTTTGCTGGCATGGCTCCGGATATGATTTCGAATATTCAAACCGGGATTCAAAACGGAATTGATGAGCTTACGGTTGTGGAATCGATGCCCCAGTCAAGCGTATCCTTCCGGGATACGATAGAAAAAATGACGGTCTTAAAAGATGCCGTCCCGGGAGCTTTTGACACAGCCAAACAAAATTATCTCGCGGAGATTGATCAGAGAAGCACGGTCATTGAATCAGAATTCCAAAAAACCTTAAACAGCGGATTTAAGCAGGTGTATCTGACAGTTACGATTTCTTCTCTGATTGGCTTGATCTTCCTGTGCTTCTATCGAAGAAAACCAGTCAATAAGCAAGGATAG
- a CDS encoding MerR family transcriptional regulator, protein MEYSVQKLSRLAGISPRTIRYYDQMGLLKPARINSSGYRLYGQAEVNRLQQILLYRELGMGLETIKEVINSPSFNELKAFREHRSQLLEKKAQLESLIVNIEKTIASYEGRLTMSDQEKFEGLKKKMIQENETTYGEEIRQKYGDDVVDQSNQKFQGMKPEEYEEMTRLSAMITEKLEAAFQTGDPASGLAQETAELHRNWLSYFWKEYSKEAHAGLGQMYADDPRFTAYYDKKHPGTAAFLRDAILIYTGMNE, encoded by the coding sequence GTGGAATATTCTGTACAGAAACTTAGCCGGTTGGCAGGCATCAGTCCCAGAACAATAAGGTATTATGATCAGATGGGGCTTCTAAAGCCGGCCAGGATTAATTCTTCAGGCTATCGCCTATACGGACAGGCGGAAGTAAACAGGCTGCAGCAGATCTTGCTTTATCGTGAACTGGGTATGGGGCTGGAAACAATTAAGGAAGTGATCAATTCACCGTCTTTTAATGAACTAAAAGCTTTCCGAGAGCACCGTTCACAGCTGCTGGAAAAAAAAGCGCAGCTTGAAAGCCTTATCGTGAATATTGAGAAAACGATTGCGTCTTATGAAGGGAGACTGACCATGTCTGACCAAGAAAAATTTGAAGGACTCAAGAAAAAAATGATTCAAGAAAATGAAACAACTTATGGCGAGGAAATCCGCCAAAAATATGGAGACGATGTTGTCGATCAGTCCAATCAAAAATTTCAGGGCATGAAACCTGAGGAGTATGAAGAAATGACTAGGCTTTCTGCCATGATTACGGAAAAGCTTGAAGCAGCTTTCCAAACAGGTGATCCTGCCTCCGGACTTGCTCAGGAAACCGCAGAGCTGCACCGTAACTGGCTGAGCTATTTTTGGAAGGAATACAGCAAAGAAGCACATGCCGGTCTGGGACAGATGTATGCTGATGACCCGAGGTTTACAGCCTACTATGATAAGAAGCATCCTGGGACAGCAGCCTTTTTACGGGATGCGATTCTTATTTATACCGGGATGAACGAATAG